CAATTTTGTAAAGAGTTTAATGAAAAAACAAAAAATGATATGGGACTTGTAATTCCTGTTGTAATTACAGTTTACCAGGATAGATCATTTAGTTTTATCACAAAAACTCCACCGGCTGCAGTGCTTCTTAAAAAAGCATGTAAAATTGACAGCGGATCTGGTGTACCTAACAAAACAAAGGTTGCAACAATCTCATCTGAAGAGGTAAG
This genomic stretch from Clostridia bacterium harbors:
- the rplK gene encoding 50S ribosomal protein L11, encoding MAQKVTGFIKLQIEAGKANPAPPVGPALGQHGVNIMQFCKEFNEKTKNDMGLVIPVVITVYQDRSFSFITKTPPAAVLLKKACKIDSGSGVPNKTKVATISSEEV